The following coding sequences lie in one Vibrio splendidus genomic window:
- the ltaE gene encoding low-specificity L-threonine aldolase: MDFRSDTVTKPSQAMRDVMANAEVGDDVYGDDPTVNELEHWAANETGFEAAMFTSSGTQANLLGLMAHCERGDEYLCGQQAHNYKYEAGGAAVLGSIQPQPIENNPDGTLDFKKLAAAIKPDDSHFALTKLLSLENTINGKVLPMSYLAEAREFVNQHGLQMHLDGARVYNAAAALDVHIKEIAQHFDSMTICLSKGLGAPIGSLLLGNKEYIAKARRLRKMVGGGMRQAGILAAAGKMALTENVAQLKNDHENAKNLAIGLSKLKGFSVNPDFIQTNIVFAKLDESVDINRIARELGEQGITMSPGNPVRFVTHRDISSEDIVTFLTRLENAL, encoded by the coding sequence ATGGACTTTCGTTCTGATACCGTAACTAAACCTTCGCAAGCTATGCGTGACGTAATGGCAAATGCAGAAGTGGGCGATGATGTTTATGGCGATGACCCAACCGTAAACGAATTGGAACATTGGGCTGCCAATGAAACCGGCTTTGAAGCAGCGATGTTCACTTCTTCAGGTACACAAGCCAACCTACTTGGTTTAATGGCACACTGTGAGCGTGGTGACGAATACCTTTGTGGCCAACAAGCGCATAACTATAAGTATGAAGCTGGCGGTGCTGCAGTGCTCGGCTCGATTCAACCTCAACCCATCGAGAACAACCCAGACGGCACACTCGACTTTAAAAAGCTTGCCGCTGCGATTAAGCCAGATGACAGCCACTTTGCTCTTACTAAGCTTCTTAGTTTAGAGAACACGATCAATGGTAAAGTGCTGCCAATGTCTTACCTAGCGGAAGCACGTGAATTCGTAAACCAACACGGCTTACAAATGCACCTAGATGGCGCGCGCGTTTATAATGCAGCAGCGGCGCTGGATGTACACATCAAAGAGATCGCACAGCACTTCGACTCTATGACGATTTGCTTATCAAAAGGTTTAGGCGCTCCAATCGGTTCACTACTCCTTGGCAACAAAGAGTACATCGCTAAAGCTCGTCGACTGCGTAAAATGGTCGGAGGCGGTATGCGCCAAGCGGGTATTCTTGCCGCCGCAGGTAAAATGGCGCTGACTGAGAACGTAGCTCAACTTAAAAATGATCACGAGAACGCAAAAAACCTAGCGATTGGTTTAAGCAAGCTAAAAGGCTTCTCTGTTAACCCTGATTTCATTCAAACTAACATTGTATTTGCGAAGTTAGATGAATCTGTGGATATTAACCGCATCGCGCGAGAGTTAGGTGAACAAGGTATTACGATGTCGCCAGGTAATCCAGTACGTTTTGTTACCCATAGAGATATCAGTTCAGAAGACATCGTTACTTTCCTAACAAGGCTAGAAAATGCGCTTTAA
- a CDS encoding NUDIX hydrolase: protein MSKVIHQWKSISLIEENVALPTNVVVKHTTIHHPGAAVILPITSSGKIILINQFRPSLKKWLLELPAGTMEIDETPLQCAQRELEEETGYSATFFQSLGQVTPLAGFCDEIQHLFVAKHLSLTTRFECDEDEVIEVIELSLEELHNKIRHDQITDTKTIACLSKAQLCGYL, encoded by the coding sequence ATGAGTAAAGTTATCCATCAATGGAAAAGTATTTCTCTCATCGAAGAGAACGTGGCGCTCCCTACGAACGTCGTGGTAAAACATACAACAATACACCACCCTGGCGCGGCCGTTATTCTTCCTATCACTTCGTCAGGAAAAATCATCCTCATTAATCAGTTTCGTCCTTCTCTTAAGAAATGGCTTTTGGAGCTACCTGCAGGCACGATGGAAATTGATGAGACACCTCTTCAATGTGCCCAGCGCGAACTGGAAGAAGAAACCGGTTACAGTGCCACTTTTTTTCAGAGCTTAGGACAAGTCACACCTTTGGCTGGATTCTGCGATGAGATTCAGCATTTATTTGTCGCAAAACATCTTAGCCTCACTACCCGATTTGAATGCGACGAAGATGAAGTTATAGAAGTGATAGAGCTGAGCTTAGAAGAGCTGCACAACAAAATACGACACGATCAAATCACCGATACAAAAACTATCGCTTGTTTAAGCAAAGCCCAACTATGTGGCTATCTATAG